Genomic DNA from Thermobifida alba:
GCGGCGACCCGCACGTCACCGGAGCCGCGCGCGGTCAGTTCGGCCACGCCCACGTCGGCGATCAGCCGTCCGCGGCCGATGACGAGCACGTGGTCGGCGGTGGCCTGCATCTCGCTCATCAGGTGGCTGGAGACCAGCACGGTGCGGCCCTCGGCGGCCAGGTCCCGCAGCAGGCCGCGGATCCACCGGATGCCCTCGGGGTCCAGGCCGTTGACGGGCTCGTCGAACAGCAGCACCCCCGGGTCGCCCAGCAGTGCGGCGGCGATGCCCAGGCGCTGGCGCATGCCGAGGGAGAAGCCGCCGACGCGGCGGTGGGCGGCGGAGGCCAGTCCGACCAGGTCGAGGACCTCCTCGACGCGGCGGCGGGGCAGGCCGGCGCCGCGGGCCAGCCACAGCAGGTGGGCGCGGGCGGTGCGGCCCGGGTGGGCCGCACCGGGGTCGAGGAGCGCGCCAACCTCGCGGGTCGGTGCGGGCAGGTCGCGGTAGCGGCGGCCGTTGACCGTGGCCGTTCCGGCGGTGGGGGTGTCCAGGCCGAGGATCATCCGCATGGTCGTGCTCTTCCCGGCGCCGTTGGGGCCGAGGAAGCCGGTGACCACGCCGGGGTGGACGTCGAAGTCGAGGCGGTCCACGGCGGTGGTGGCGCCGTAGCGCTTGGTGAGTCCGCGTACTCGGATCATCGCGGTCGTCCCTTCTCTCCGGGGCTAGAAAAAGTGATATCACAATGCTAGTCTCAAGTCATCAGGTTGACAGCGAAAGGAAACAGAGATGAACCGAGAAGCCCTCTCCTCGGTGGAGATGCCCGAGCCCCAGGTACGGGAGCACACCACCGACGGCCTGGCGGGACTGCCGATGCTCCTCCTCGTGCTGGCGCTGCTGCTGGCCGGGGCCGCCATGGGTGGCTGGGGGGTCTACACGGGCGTCACCGGCACCATGGACGCCGCGGCGGTGGCGCTGCTCGCCACGGGATCACTGGTCCTGCTGGTCGGGCTCTTCCTCGCCTGCGGACTGACGATCGTCGCCCCCAACGAGGCGCGGGTCCTGCAGTTCTTCGGCCGCTACATCGGCACCGTCCGCACCGACGGACTGCGCTGGGTCAACCCGCTCAGCACCCGCAAGCCCGTCTCCACCCGCATCCGCAACCACGAGACCGCCGTCATGAAGGTCAACGACGCGGGCGGCAGCCCCATCGAGATCGCCGCCGTCGTGGTCTGGCAGGTCCAGGACACCGCCCGCGCCGTCTTCGAGGTCGACGACTTCGTCCAGTTCGTCAGCACCCAGACCGAGGCGGCCGTCCGGCACATCGCCAACAACTACCCCTACGACAACCACGACGACACCGACCGGCTGTCCCTGCGCGACAACGCCGACGAGATCACCGAGAAGCTCTCCACCGAGATCGCCGAACGCGTGGAGTCCGCGGGCGTGCGCATCATCGAGTCGCGGCTGACCCACCTGGCCTACGCCCCCGAGATCGCCCAGGCCATGCTGCAGCGCCAGCAGGCGGGCGCGATCATCGCCGCGCGCCAGCGTATCGTCGAAGGCGCGGTGGGCATGGTGGACCTGGCGCTCAGCCGCCTGGCCGAGCAGGACGTGGTG
This window encodes:
- a CDS encoding ABC transporter ATP-binding protein; translation: MIRVRGLTKRYGATTAVDRLDFDVHPGVVTGFLGPNGAGKSTTMRMILGLDTPTAGTATVNGRRYRDLPAPTREVGALLDPGAAHPGRTARAHLLWLARGAGLPRRRVEEVLDLVGLASAAHRRVGGFSLGMRQRLGIAAALLGDPGVLLFDEPVNGLDPEGIRWIRGLLRDLAAEGRTVLVSSHLMSEMQATADHVLVIGRGRLIADVGVAELTARGSGDVRVAAADPAVLAAALAAEGAAVRTADDGALLVGGLDAARVGEVALRRRIALRELTPRRASLEEAFMELTAASVQHRSGTTPVPEGSPA
- a CDS encoding SPFH domain-containing protein; this translates as MNREALSSVEMPEPQVREHTTDGLAGLPMLLLVLALLLAGAAMGGWGVYTGVTGTMDAAAVALLATGSLVLLVGLFLACGLTIVAPNEARVLQFFGRYIGTVRTDGLRWVNPLSTRKPVSTRIRNHETAVMKVNDAGGSPIEIAAVVVWQVQDTARAVFEVDDFVQFVSTQTEAAVRHIANNYPYDNHDDTDRLSLRDNADEITEKLSTEIAERVESAGVRIIESRLTHLAYAPEIAQAMLQRQQAGAIIAARQRIVEGAVGMVDLALSRLAEQDVVELDEERKAAMVSNLLVVLCADRATQPVINTGTLYS